TTTCCACTCGCCCATCTTGCCCATTTCCACCGGAAGATGGCGAATTATGGCCGAATGTGCAGACTCTACCGCTTGTAGCGACTACTGCCGGCTGTCCGGGTTGTGCCGCGACCTAAAACAGTTTGTTCGGCGTTTGGCACGAATTACTCTGATGTAGACGCACGCCCGCGCCCGGGGCGGAGAGAAATGCACCACTGGAGATCGCACCATGAACCTGACCCGATGCGCGGGGCTCGCGCTGGCACTCGGCACCGCCCTCGCCGCGCCGACCCGCGCCACGGCCGCCTGGGACAACGTGTTTCAAGTGTGCTGTAACGACTGCAACAAGCCGCGGGCCAGCTACTACGCCGCGCCCGAAGCCTGCCCCCAACCGTGCCCGCAGCCCGAAATGCGGGTCAGTTACGTGCAGCGCAGTTACTACCAGCCGGTCACCGAGTACGTCCGCAAGAGCTACTACGAGCCGGTGACGAAGAAGGTGACGAGCTACTACTACGAGCCGGTCACCGAGTACAAGTACAGCACCTACTACGACCCCTGCACCGGGTGCCCGCAGAAGGTCTGCACCCCGACGACCGCCTACAAGCTCCGCAGCCAGTGCAACTCGGTGACGAGCTACGTGGAGCGGACCGCGATGGTCCCCGTGACCTCGCTGAAGCAGGTCAACTACCAACAGCCGGTGGTGAGCTACTATTACCCGCCGACCCCGACCGGCACGAGCTTCTACCCGCTCCCGCCGATGGGCGCCCCGAGCGGCCCGACCGTCGAACAGTTCCGCGAAAACACCCCCGGCGTGATGCCCGGTGGGGGTTCGGACAGCACGATTCCGCCGACGAACGTGCCTTCCACGCCGAACAACATGTCGAACCCGCGCCCGAGCACCGCGAAGGTGCGCCCGGAGCGCACGGTGAGCCGTAGTAGCGTCGTGTCGGTCCGCGGCGAAGTGGTCCTCAACGACCAGATCACCCCGCGGGCCGGGGCGAGGGTCGTGTTCATGAACGCGGAAAAGCCGGATCAGAAGCAGTACGCGACCGCGAACGCCTTCGGCGAGTTCGACCTGCGCCTGCCGGCCGGGGACTGGTACCTGTACGTCGGCGAAGGCACCCAAGCGACGTACCACAAGAAGATCAGCGTCGGCGACCGCGACACCGTGGACTACAAGGTCGTGAGCCGCTAATCCTGGGAGCGCGGGCACCTGCCCCGCTCGACGATCAAACACCAGGGACCGCGGGCATCTTGCCCGCGGTCCCAGCGTTTACCCGCCGCCCTTGAGGGCGGGGCTCACCGATTAACCGAACGCCGCGCTCAAGCGCAGGTGCTGTTCGAGGTCCAGCGCTTCGCTCCGCAGGGTGCCGTCGATCCCCAGCTCAGCGAGTTTCGCGTCCACTTCTTTCTTCTCGCGCGCCCCCGACGGCCAGCCGACCAGCGCCTGACGCAGGTTCTTCCGCCGGTGAACGTACAGGTCGCGCAGGAACACGCGGAACTTCATCACGTCGCCGACCTTCGCGCGCTTCTCCGCGTTCGGCTTGATGAGCACGATCGCCGAATCCACCTTCGGGCGCGGGTGGAAGTTCGAGGGGAGCACCTTGCGCACGGTCTCCACGTCCGCGACGCTCTGCACGAGAACCGAGAGCGCGTTGTAGTCCTTCGTGTTCGGTACCGCGCGCATCCGCTCCGCGATCTCCCACTGCACCATCACGACCATGCGATCGATGTCGGTTCGGGTGATGAGCAGGTTGCTGATGAGCGGCGTGGCGATCACGTAGGGCAGGTTCGCCACCAGTTTCTTGCGTGTGCAGTTCGCCCCTTTCA
This region of Gemmata massiliana genomic DNA includes:
- the rsmA gene encoding 16S rRNA (adenine(1518)-N(6)/adenine(1519)-N(6))-dimethyltransferase RsmA, with translation MSDTPPAPGSAPAPRQTLSYLHGLFEAYGLEAKSKLGQNFLIDLNLLDLIVRTAELDQSDAVLEVGTGTGSLTAKLADAAGAVVTVEIDRSLQPVAKEIVGERPNVKFVFGDALAKKNELNPDMLVAWDEAVKGANCTRKKLVANLPYVIATPLISNLLITRTDIDRMVVMVQWEIAERMRAVPNTKDYNALSVLVQSVADVETVRKVLPSNFHPRPKVDSAIVLIKPNAEKRAKVGDVMKFRVFLRDLYVHRRKNLRQALVGWPSGAREKKEVDAKLAELGIDGTLRSEALDLEQHLRLSAAFG